Proteins from a genomic interval of Paenibacillus sp. FSL R5-0623:
- a CDS encoding MntP/YtaF family protein → MFSWHEYRTEEESGVLHHFVSLLALALALSLDGFGVGITYGLRRTKIPLLSIAVISICSGLVIALSMQVGVLLSHVVSPDIASIVGAVILIGIGAWSLLQLIRKQGKEQLETDTGMGEGTEAKVTGVGETQERLSDSKGRNQVLALDLEQSASNGSLERMVFTLELRKLGVVIQILRSPSKADMDNSGSISAQEAMWLGIALSLDAFGAGLGAALLGFPTLWTALIIALFSGAFLSLGMKVGLRFSALRWMRRLSVLPALLLMIMGIMKLL, encoded by the coding sequence ATCTTCAGTTGGCACGAGTACCGCACAGAGGAGGAGTCCGGGGTGCTGCATCATTTTGTTTCATTGCTGGCGCTTGCTTTGGCGCTTAGTTTAGATGGTTTTGGAGTCGGGATTACATATGGGTTACGGAGGACTAAGATTCCCCTGTTATCTATCGCTGTTATTTCGATCTGTTCAGGATTGGTTATTGCCTTGTCGATGCAAGTAGGTGTGTTGTTGTCCCATGTGGTGTCACCGGATATCGCTTCGATCGTGGGAGCCGTTATATTGATAGGTATTGGTGCATGGTCACTGTTGCAACTAATTCGAAAGCAAGGCAAAGAACAGCTGGAAACAGACACTGGAATGGGTGAGGGAACAGAAGCAAAGGTAACTGGAGTGGGAGAAACACAAGAGAGACTGTCGGATTCAAAGGGCAGAAATCAGGTGCTCGCACTGGATCTGGAGCAGTCGGCTTCAAATGGATCACTGGAACGAATGGTATTTACACTGGAGCTGCGCAAGCTGGGCGTTGTCATTCAGATTCTTCGCAGTCCCTCCAAGGCGGATATGGATAACTCGGGGAGTATATCTGCCCAAGAAGCGATGTGGCTTGGTATTGCCCTGTCTCTGGATGCGTTTGGAGCAGGTTTGGGAGCGGCACTTCTGGGATTCCCTACACTATGGACAGCACTCATTATTGCACTGTTTAGTGGGGCGTTTCTGTCACTCGGCATGAAGGTTGGCCTACGATTCTCAGCTCTGCGCTGGATGCGAAGACTGTCTGTATTGCCAGCGCTATTGTTAATGATTATGGGAATAATGAAGTTGTTATGA
- a CDS encoding alpha/beta-type small acid-soluble spore protein has product MAQSNGNSNNLVVTKASAALEQMKYEVAQELGISIPQDGYQGNMTSYENGSIGGYITKRLVTIAEQQLAGQYQ; this is encoded by the coding sequence ATGGCACAAAGCAACGGTAACTCCAACAACCTGGTGGTAACTAAAGCTTCCGCAGCACTCGAGCAAATGAAATATGAAGTTGCTCAAGAACTCGGAATCAGCATCCCACAAGACGGATACCAAGGTAACATGACTTCTTACGAGAACGGTTCGATCGGTGGATACATCACGAAGCGTCTGGTAACAATTGCAGAACAGCAATTGGCAGGTCAATACCAATAA
- a CDS encoding recombinase family protein, giving the protein MAGKLRVATFYRVSTKGQLDGNDIPMQRRSCTDFIDNKGWTLVKEYVEKGVSGYKTSNDNRDEIQRAKYDAENGNYDILLCFMFDRLGRRTYETPMLIKWFTTQGVEVWSVKEGQQEFKDESHDITNFLRFWQSNNESRKTSIRVDEKHVQMAEDGVFRGGTAPFGYKLVKSGSINKKGKELMKLEIDEVQALVIKQIFNLVKDQGYGSNRISQYLNERGIKTSTGSNWNTGAINFILKNPTYKGYPAYGKRKSKEGVFVTKDKSEWTMPEQCQTHLVIIPEDDFDYVQAFRSSRSVENIKNHTYSRVNSTKSPLLFVGMIRCGNCGSPLTTTYNSKKYALANGEIQKWKRAVYRCSGKALKKVECAGQTMYAQNKIEDTVLEEVDNYLSYLKKMDYQEYAKDYNQEEFDYIKQAVDKKNKELESCYEEINALKSEISKSIMGKSTFKPEMLNDLIEQKQNELAITDSEVRKLEVDLQTKKSELNDIKELSDSISVWIEKFKDATDEKKKTMLRSIIDVVTVMRDGIDIKFRLDIAQFLSNAGNGSVSELRGRSHRWQR; this is encoded by the coding sequence ATGGCAGGGAAACTACGTGTGGCTACATTTTATCGAGTTTCAACCAAGGGGCAACTAGACGGTAACGATATTCCAATGCAGAGAAGATCATGTACAGACTTCATTGACAACAAAGGTTGGACATTGGTAAAAGAATACGTAGAAAAGGGTGTATCAGGCTATAAGACTTCTAATGATAACCGCGATGAAATACAGAGAGCTAAATATGATGCCGAAAATGGCAACTACGACATCTTGCTGTGTTTTATGTTTGATCGGCTCGGAAGAAGAACGTATGAAACTCCTATGCTTATCAAATGGTTCACTACTCAAGGTGTAGAAGTATGGTCAGTTAAAGAGGGTCAACAAGAATTTAAAGATGAGAGCCATGATATAACAAATTTCCTTAGATTCTGGCAATCTAATAATGAATCTCGAAAAACATCAATTCGTGTTGATGAAAAACATGTGCAAATGGCAGAGGACGGCGTATTTAGAGGGGGTACGGCTCCTTTTGGCTACAAATTAGTTAAATCTGGATCTATCAATAAAAAGGGTAAAGAGTTAATGAAGTTGGAGATAGATGAAGTTCAGGCACTAGTAATTAAGCAAATATTCAATCTAGTTAAAGACCAAGGATATGGGAGCAATAGGATTTCTCAATATTTAAATGAAAGAGGCATTAAAACTTCTACAGGTTCAAATTGGAATACTGGAGCAATAAACTTTATTTTAAAGAATCCAACATACAAAGGTTATCCTGCTTACGGAAAGAGAAAATCCAAAGAAGGTGTTTTTGTTACTAAAGATAAAAGTGAATGGACAATGCCAGAGCAGTGTCAGACTCATCTGGTAATTATCCCAGAAGACGATTTTGATTACGTCCAAGCTTTTAGGAGTTCTCGATCGGTAGAAAACATAAAAAACCATACCTATTCAAGAGTAAATAGTACTAAGAGTCCATTATTATTTGTTGGAATGATTCGCTGCGGTAACTGTGGATCACCACTTACTACTACATATAATAGTAAGAAGTACGCATTGGCAAATGGAGAGATTCAAAAGTGGAAGAGAGCAGTGTATAGATGTAGCGGTAAAGCACTCAAAAAGGTTGAATGCGCTGGTCAAACAATGTATGCCCAAAATAAAATCGAGGATACAGTTTTAGAAGAGGTAGATAACTATCTTTCTTATTTAAAGAAAATGGATTATCAAGAGTATGCTAAAGACTACAATCAGGAAGAATTTGATTATATTAAACAAGCCGTAGATAAGAAAAATAAAGAACTTGAATCGTGCTATGAAGAAATAAATGCTCTGAAGTCTGAAATATCAAAAAGTATAATGGGTAAAAGTACATTTAAACCCGAAATGCTTAATGACTTAATAGAGCAAAAACAAAACGAACTAGCAATTACAGACTCAGAGGTAAGAAAGCTGGAGGTTGATTTACAGACAAAAAAATCAGAGCTAAATGACATAAAGGAACTATCTGATAGTATTAGTGTCTGGATAGAGAAATTCAAGGACGCAACTGATGAGAAAAAGAAGACTATGCTCAGAAGTATAATCGATGTTGTAACTGTGATGCGTGATGGTATTGATATCAAGTTTAGACTAGATATCGCGCAGTTTTTATCAAATGCTGGAAATGGTAGTGTTTCTGAACTACGTGGGAGATCGCATCGTTGGCAGCGATGA
- the polA gene encoding DNA polymerase I → MDKFILIDGNSIIYRAFFAMPPLTNSKGLHTNAVYGFTTMLLRLLEEHKPTHVMVAFDAGKITFRHEGYQEYKGGREKTPPELSEQFPLLKELLKGLGIAQFELAGFEADDIIGTLTKRADEAGRQVLVVSGDKDMLQLASEHVHIGLTRKGVTDIELYDPAQIKERYGLTPLQIIDLKGLMGDASDNIPGIPGVGEKTALKLLHQFGSVEDVLNGTGELKGKMKEKIEAHAEDAWMSKQLATIHREVPLEQTWEDMQFAGLKEEHAGPALAKLEFKSLLERLSFSGSIGSEQEAVPAAEVESSIATEENISELFSSLDSIDVLHVETHGDNPHQAKLIGLALGSAGTYTFISPELLHSEAAAPVRAWLGNSDQPKRGYDLHRVDLALHAHGIEFAGASFDVQLAAYLLDPTESNQTISGLTTKYGLPSLVEDDTVMGKGAKYKVPEVEVLGDFLCRKAAAVAAIIPLQEQVLDTDEMNSLFHELEMPLSRILADMEKQGIKANTADLQALGSEFEEQISRLMAEIYKLSGTEFNLNSPKQLGEILFDRLGLPVVKKTKTGYSTDAEVLEKLAPYNDVVKHILQYRQLAKLQSTYVEGLLKEISNRDGKVHTYYRQTIAATGRLSSQFPNLQNIPIRMEEGRKIRKVFVPSEPGWSILAADYSQIELRVLAHISDDERLKEAFVNDMDIHTKTASDVFGVKPEDVDGDMRRSAKAVNFGIVYGISDYGLSQNLHITRKEAAQFIDQYFEVFQGVRRYMDDIVKEARQDGYVKTLLERRRYLPEINASNFNLRSFAERTAMNTPIQGTAADIIKLAMVQMDEALRERKLKSRMLLQVHDELVFEVPADELELMKELVPSVMEKALELSVPLKAEVSFGDNWYEAK, encoded by the coding sequence ATGGACAAGTTTATTCTCATAGATGGAAATAGCATTATTTACAGGGCGTTTTTTGCAATGCCGCCTCTGACCAACTCGAAAGGTCTGCATACCAATGCGGTATATGGCTTCACCACGATGCTGCTGAGACTGCTTGAAGAACATAAACCTACACATGTCATGGTTGCATTTGATGCAGGCAAAATCACGTTCCGCCACGAAGGGTACCAGGAATACAAGGGTGGACGGGAGAAAACACCACCAGAGTTGTCAGAGCAATTCCCTTTGCTCAAAGAACTGCTGAAAGGGCTTGGCATTGCTCAGTTTGAGCTCGCTGGATTCGAAGCGGATGACATCATCGGAACGTTAACCAAACGCGCAGATGAAGCGGGCAGACAGGTGCTTGTTGTATCGGGTGACAAAGATATGCTGCAGCTTGCTTCCGAACATGTACATATCGGGCTGACGCGTAAAGGGGTAACCGATATTGAGCTGTACGATCCTGCTCAGATTAAGGAGCGTTATGGTCTGACGCCGCTGCAAATCATTGATCTCAAGGGTCTGATGGGCGATGCGTCCGATAATATTCCGGGTATTCCCGGGGTTGGAGAGAAGACAGCGTTGAAACTGCTGCACCAGTTCGGATCGGTAGAAGATGTGCTGAACGGTACAGGTGAACTGAAGGGCAAGATGAAAGAGAAGATTGAGGCACACGCCGAAGATGCCTGGATGAGCAAACAACTGGCGACGATTCACCGGGAAGTTCCGCTGGAGCAGACGTGGGAGGATATGCAATTCGCTGGATTAAAAGAAGAACATGCTGGCCCTGCACTAGCTAAGCTGGAATTCAAATCTCTGCTTGAACGCCTGTCGTTCAGTGGCAGTATTGGTTCTGAACAGGAAGCGGTTCCTGCTGCCGAAGTTGAATCCTCCATTGCAACAGAGGAGAACATCAGTGAGCTGTTCAGTTCCCTCGATTCCATTGATGTCCTCCACGTGGAGACACATGGGGATAACCCGCACCAAGCGAAATTGATTGGACTAGCTCTAGGTTCCGCTGGAACATATACGTTCATATCTCCCGAATTGCTTCATTCCGAGGCAGCGGCTCCAGTGCGGGCATGGCTTGGTAATTCAGACCAGCCAAAGCGCGGTTATGATCTTCATCGTGTAGACCTGGCCCTGCATGCGCATGGGATAGAATTCGCTGGTGCGTCATTTGATGTACAACTGGCGGCGTATTTGCTTGATCCAACAGAATCCAACCAGACGATTAGTGGGCTCACGACCAAGTATGGTCTGCCGTCGCTTGTGGAGGATGACACGGTTATGGGCAAAGGGGCCAAGTACAAGGTGCCGGAAGTGGAAGTCTTGGGTGATTTCCTGTGTCGCAAAGCTGCTGCAGTAGCAGCCATTATTCCACTTCAGGAGCAGGTGTTGGACACGGATGAGATGAATTCGCTGTTCCATGAACTGGAGATGCCGTTGTCACGCATATTGGCGGACATGGAGAAACAGGGCATCAAGGCCAATACAGCCGATCTACAGGCTTTGGGCAGTGAGTTTGAAGAACAGATCAGCAGGTTGATGGCTGAGATCTACAAGCTGTCAGGAACGGAATTTAATCTGAATTCACCGAAGCAACTGGGTGAGATTTTATTTGATAGATTGGGCTTGCCCGTGGTGAAGAAAACAAAAACGGGCTACTCTACAGATGCGGAAGTATTGGAGAAATTGGCTCCTTATAATGATGTGGTCAAGCATATTCTGCAATATCGTCAGCTTGCCAAGCTGCAATCCACTTATGTGGAAGGGTTACTCAAAGAGATATCCAATCGGGATGGCAAGGTGCATACGTATTATCGTCAGACCATCGCCGCTACCGGACGACTTAGCAGTCAATTCCCGAACTTGCAGAACATTCCGATTCGGATGGAAGAAGGTCGCAAAATCCGGAAGGTATTTGTTCCTTCCGAACCCGGATGGTCCATTTTGGCGGCAGACTATTCCCAGATTGAACTGCGTGTACTGGCACACATTTCGGACGATGAGCGCTTGAAGGAAGCATTTGTCAATGATATGGATATTCATACAAAGACCGCTTCGGATGTATTCGGCGTGAAGCCTGAGGATGTGGATGGGGATATGCGTCGTTCCGCCAAGGCAGTTAACTTTGGTATCGTGTATGGCATAAGTGATTATGGCTTATCACAGAACCTGCATATTACACGTAAAGAGGCCGCACAGTTTATTGATCAGTATTTTGAAGTCTTCCAGGGTGTGCGTCGATATATGGATGACATTGTGAAGGAAGCTCGCCAGGATGGTTACGTCAAAACGCTGTTGGAACGTCGTCGCTACCTGCCAGAGATTAATGCCAGTAACTTCAATCTGCGTTCCTTCGCAGAGCGTACGGCGATGAATACACCGATTCAGGGAACAGCGGCAGATATCATCAAGCTGGCCATGGTACAGATGGATGAAGCGCTGCGGGAACGCAAGCTGAAGAGCCGTATGTTGCTTCAGGTGCACGATGAACTTGTATTTGAAGTGCCTGCGGATGAATTGGAACTGATGAAAGAGTTAGTGCCTTCAGTTATGGAAAAAGCATTGGAACTGTCGGTTCCGCTGAAAGCTGAAGTCAGCTTTGGTGATAACTGGTACGAAGCGAAATAA
- the pstB gene encoding phosphate ABC transporter ATP-binding protein PstB, with the protein MKDLIHIENLNLYYDTHHALKNISMDLPEKTVTAFIGPSGCGKSTLLRTLNRMNDMIPGVRVEGQVMLNGSDIYSNEIEVETLRKRVGMVFQQPNPFPKSIYDNVAYGPRLHGVTQKAELDQLVEQSLVHAALWDEVKDVLKKSALSLSGGQQQRLCIARALAVQPDVLLMDEATSALDPISTLKIEELVKELHHKYTIVMVTHNMHQAARVSGRTVFFLNGEVVEAADTETLFSTPQDSRTEDYISGRFG; encoded by the coding sequence ATGAAGGACCTCATTCACATTGAAAATCTTAATTTATATTATGATACGCATCACGCGCTTAAAAATATATCGATGGATCTGCCGGAAAAAACCGTTACTGCGTTCATCGGGCCGTCAGGTTGTGGTAAATCGACATTGCTTCGCACGTTAAACCGGATGAATGACATGATTCCGGGTGTTCGTGTGGAAGGACAGGTTATGCTGAATGGCTCTGACATTTACAGTAATGAGATTGAAGTGGAGACACTGCGCAAACGAGTTGGCATGGTGTTCCAACAACCGAACCCTTTTCCAAAATCCATATACGATAACGTGGCTTATGGACCGCGCTTGCACGGGGTAACCCAAAAGGCTGAACTGGATCAGTTGGTGGAACAAAGTCTTGTCCATGCTGCCCTATGGGATGAAGTGAAGGATGTATTGAAAAAGTCGGCACTTAGTTTGTCCGGCGGACAACAACAGCGTCTCTGTATTGCACGGGCGCTGGCTGTACAGCCTGACGTTCTGCTGATGGATGAAGCAACGTCTGCACTCGACCCGATCTCCACATTGAAGATTGAAGAACTGGTGAAGGAATTGCATCACAAGTACACGATCGTTATGGTTACCCACAATATGCACCAGGCGGCACGGGTATCTGGACGCACGGTATTTTTCTTGAATGGTGAAGTGGTGGAGGCAGCTGATACGGAGACGTTATTCTCCACACCGCAAGATTCCCGGACCGAGGATTATATATCTGGAAGGTTCGGTTAA
- a CDS encoding methyl-accepting chemotaxis protein, whose amino-acid sequence MPMLLEVKPDQPHVVLHNEEVTTSEMKQSEEPVVAEEPVIHLHDYYRQVPVAGVHTTCGEAATMMNQDQEHPCIVLCDEQMKPTGLLMRETLYRMLNGRFAADLFYRKPVIQVVNTSPVIADVHMEATTIIDIALGRDEQHFYDCLLVTEQDRLLGVLTIRDVMSLSRRLQQASSAERVRTVSESRQEISRINDGVTKLVHAANQTVHEAREIMALSKQGEESLKHVDASYNRVHQHMESQGQHADHMLNSIKTGSGMAQSIRSLADQSGLLALNASIEAAHAGEYGRGFQIVAGEIRALAKQTREVAGNMSSLLENIGGLTLQTVELVKASGAEIDDSSAHVTAGGATFRQLNSAVRDLSRIAEEIAMEGGKAGEVAEHIRTKLDEMVVNGE is encoded by the coding sequence ATGCCCATGTTGCTCGAAGTGAAACCTGACCAGCCTCATGTTGTTTTACATAATGAAGAAGTAACAACATCCGAAATGAAGCAGAGTGAAGAACCGGTTGTTGCTGAAGAACCTGTAATCCATTTGCATGACTATTATCGTCAGGTACCTGTCGCGGGGGTCCATACCACCTGTGGAGAAGCTGCGACGATGATGAATCAAGATCAGGAGCACCCATGTATTGTACTGTGTGATGAGCAGATGAAACCTACTGGATTGTTAATGCGAGAGACGTTATATCGGATGTTAAATGGCCGTTTTGCCGCAGATCTGTTCTACCGTAAGCCGGTCATACAAGTAGTGAATACATCTCCGGTTATAGCAGATGTTCATATGGAAGCCACCACAATTATTGATATCGCACTTGGACGGGATGAACAGCATTTCTATGATTGTCTGCTCGTAACGGAACAAGATCGACTGCTCGGTGTGCTGACGATACGTGATGTGATGTCCCTCTCCCGCAGACTGCAACAAGCTTCTTCGGCAGAACGGGTACGTACGGTTTCCGAGAGCAGGCAGGAGATATCCAGAATCAACGATGGGGTCACCAAGCTGGTGCATGCTGCTAATCAGACTGTTCATGAGGCCCGTGAGATCATGGCATTGTCCAAGCAGGGCGAAGAGAGTTTGAAGCACGTTGACGCTTCCTATAACCGGGTACATCAGCATATGGAGAGTCAAGGACAACATGCGGATCACATGCTGAATTCGATCAAAACAGGCTCAGGAATGGCACAATCCATTCGCTCCCTGGCAGATCAAAGTGGTCTCCTCGCCCTGAATGCTTCCATCGAAGCAGCTCATGCCGGTGAATATGGACGAGGTTTTCAGATTGTTGCAGGCGAGATTCGAGCGCTCGCGAAACAAACCCGTGAGGTTGCGGGGAACATGTCTTCATTGCTAGAGAATATTGGTGGATTGACCCTTCAGACTGTTGAACTGGTTAAGGCAAGCGGAGCGGAGATTGACGACAGTTCTGCGCATGTCACCGCAGGGGGAGCAACGTTCCGACAACTGAACAGTGCAGTGAGAGATCTGTCTCGTATAGCAGAGGAGATCGCCATGGAAGGCGGGAAAGCTGGAGAAGTCGCAGAGCACATTCGTACGAAGCTGGATGAGATGGTTGTGAATGGTGAGTAA
- the nrdR gene encoding transcriptional regulator NrdR, producing the protein MKCPYCGYMGTKVLDSRPANEAKSIRRRRECEQCARRFTTFEMIEETPLIVIKKDGSREEFSRDKILRGLIRACEKRPVSVETLEMMVSEVEKSLRNTADAEVESRQIGELLMEQLFPVDEVAYVRFASVYRQFKDINMFMKELKSLLSKDDLED; encoded by the coding sequence TTGAAGTGTCCTTATTGCGGTTATATGGGTACCAAAGTGCTTGATTCGCGTCCGGCCAACGAAGCGAAATCCATTCGCCGTCGGCGGGAGTGTGAGCAGTGTGCCCGAAGATTCACAACGTTTGAGATGATTGAAGAGACTCCACTGATTGTCATTAAGAAAGATGGCAGCCGGGAAGAGTTTAGCCGGGACAAAATTCTCCGCGGGCTTATTCGTGCCTGTGAGAAACGTCCAGTCTCCGTTGAGACGCTGGAGATGATGGTATCTGAAGTGGAGAAATCGCTGCGTAATACAGCTGATGCTGAAGTGGAGAGTCGCCAGATTGGTGAGCTGTTAATGGAGCAGCTGTTTCCAGTCGATGAAGTGGCTTATGTACGCTTTGCCTCGGTATATCGCCAGTTCAAAGATATCAATATGTTCATGAAAGAACTGAAATCCCTGTTGTCCAAAGACGATCTGGAGGATTAG
- the coaE gene encoding dephospho-CoA kinase (Dephospho-CoA kinase (CoaE) performs the final step in coenzyme A biosynthesis.) translates to MNIGLTGGIATGKSSVSAYLASKGALLIDADVIAREVMMPGHPVLAAAVKRFGQAILNEDGTLDRKKLGSIVFEQPEERKALEAITHPAIRREMRERAAAYELQYPDKLVVSDIPLLYESGLEDGFEEVMVVYVPRAVQRDRLMSRDGMTAAQAEARMDVQMDIERKKQLADIVIDNSGLWPATEQQIDSYLQRKGLL, encoded by the coding sequence ATGAATATAGGCTTAACCGGCGGGATCGCGACAGGCAAAAGCAGTGTTTCCGCCTATCTCGCCAGTAAGGGAGCGTTGCTCATCGATGCAGACGTTATTGCCCGGGAAGTTATGATGCCCGGGCATCCCGTGTTGGCCGCCGCTGTTAAGCGGTTTGGACAAGCCATACTGAACGAAGATGGAACACTGGATCGGAAAAAGCTTGGAAGTATTGTTTTTGAACAACCCGAGGAACGAAAGGCACTGGAGGCTATCACACATCCGGCAATCCGAAGAGAGATGCGCGAACGGGCTGCTGCATACGAATTGCAATATCCGGATAAACTTGTGGTGTCTGATATTCCTTTGTTGTACGAATCGGGTCTTGAAGATGGTTTCGAGGAAGTCATGGTTGTCTATGTCCCGAGAGCGGTGCAACGAGATCGCTTGATGAGTCGGGATGGAATGACTGCAGCACAGGCCGAGGCTCGAATGGATGTACAGATGGATATTGAGCGCAAAAAACAGCTGGCAGACATTGTCATCGATAACAGTGGTTTATGGCCTGCGACGGAGCAGCAAATTGACTCATATCTACAGCGTAAGGGTTTGTTATGA
- a CDS encoding lytic transglycosylase domain-containing protein produces MKILRKKRVLLLMFVSFVLVLFLNTNWMAWFYPIHYKEEIRAQSQSYEVDPFLIASIIKVETNFKTSKESKRGAIGLMQLMPDTANWILEQAKIPDTSLEELKHEPERNIQLGTWYLRNLSDQFDGNEAVMIAAYNAGPGKVNSWLRDGVWDGSFETVKDIPFGETRHYVQRVIYYYNQYVKIYNTF; encoded by the coding sequence ATGAAAATATTGCGTAAGAAACGTGTACTGCTGTTGATGTTTGTGTCCTTTGTACTGGTGTTATTTCTGAATACGAACTGGATGGCATGGTTCTATCCCATACATTATAAGGAAGAGATCCGTGCCCAATCTCAGAGCTATGAGGTTGATCCGTTTCTAATTGCTTCCATTATTAAGGTGGAGACCAATTTCAAGACAAGCAAGGAATCCAAACGAGGAGCTATCGGGCTCATGCAACTGATGCCGGATACGGCCAACTGGATACTGGAACAAGCCAAAATTCCCGACACTTCGCTGGAGGAATTAAAGCACGAGCCTGAACGAAATATTCAGTTAGGTACATGGTATCTGCGGAATCTGTCCGATCAATTCGATGGCAATGAAGCGGTCATGATCGCTGCCTATAATGCGGGTCCAGGCAAAGTGAACAGTTGGCTTAGAGATGGTGTATGGGATGGCTCGTTCGAAACGGTGAAAGATATTCCGTTTGGTGAGACGCGTCACTATGTACAAAGAGTCATTTACTATTATAATCAGTATGTAAAGATCTATAATACGTTCTAA
- the phoU gene encoding phosphate signaling complex protein PhoU: protein MIRRKEFDQELEELRTLLKQMGEHVGEALDGAIESLQTMNAEKAQVIIKNDANLNALEDKIMELGSKLIITQQPVAKDLRRIIVAFKISSDLERMGDLALDVAKVTLRMDGQKLIKPLVDIPQMAEIVKSMIDESIESFLKENTDLAYKMAQTDDQVDQLYSHMISDLYTLMTDHPNQASQAMLLMMVGRYIERIGDHATNIGESTVYLVTGKRPDLNQ from the coding sequence ATGATTCGCAGAAAAGAATTTGATCAGGAGCTTGAAGAGCTACGTACCTTGCTCAAACAAATGGGTGAACATGTAGGAGAAGCATTGGATGGTGCTATTGAGAGTTTACAAACGATGAACGCGGAGAAAGCTCAGGTCATCATCAAGAATGACGCGAATCTGAATGCCCTTGAAGACAAAATTATGGAACTTGGCTCCAAACTGATCATCACACAACAGCCGGTGGCGAAGGATCTCAGACGTATTATCGTGGCATTCAAAATTTCCAGTGATCTGGAGCGTATGGGAGATCTTGCGCTCGACGTGGCGAAGGTGACTCTCCGGATGGATGGACAGAAATTGATTAAACCGCTGGTGGATATCCCGCAAATGGCAGAAATCGTGAAATCCATGATTGATGAATCCATCGAATCTTTCCTGAAAGAAAACACAGACCTGGCCTATAAAATGGCTCAGACAGACGATCAGGTCGATCAACTGTACAGCCACATGATCAGTGACCTCTACACGTTAATGACAGACCATCCTAATCAGGCTTCACAGGCTATGCTGCTGATGATGGTTGGACGTTACATTGAACGTATTGGCGACCATGCAACCAACATTGGTGAGAGCACGGTGTACCTGGTGACAGGTAAACGTCCGGATCTGAATCAATAG
- the mutM gene encoding DNA-formamidopyrimidine glycosylase has protein sequence MPELPEVETVRRTLNQLIVGKTIDHVTVSLPRIIQRPDDIDAFAMELAGHTVIGVERRGKFLRILLDGLVLVSHLRMEGRYGVYEQHEDVEKHTHVIFHFNDGTELRYKDVRQFGTMHLFNAGEELVSKPLLKLGLEPLDPAFTVTAFREAVGKRTTKIKAVLLNQAYVVGIGNIYVDEALFRAGIHPETIAKTLTEAQLTVLHEAIVATLQDAVNAGGSSIKSYVNGQGEMGMFQHQLKIYGRKSEPCTTCGTLIEKTVVGGRGTHFCPNCQLL, from the coding sequence ATGCCGGAATTACCGGAAGTTGAAACAGTCAGAAGAACATTGAATCAACTTATTGTGGGCAAAACGATTGATCATGTTACCGTTAGCTTGCCGCGGATTATTCAGCGGCCGGACGACATAGATGCATTTGCAATGGAACTCGCGGGACATACCGTCATTGGGGTGGAGCGCCGAGGCAAGTTTTTGCGTATTTTGCTGGACGGGCTGGTGCTTGTCTCCCATCTGCGGATGGAAGGAAGGTACGGTGTGTACGAGCAGCATGAAGATGTGGAGAAACATACACATGTGATCTTCCATTTTAATGATGGTACGGAATTGCGTTATAAGGATGTGCGTCAGTTCGGTACGATGCATCTGTTTAATGCAGGTGAAGAACTGGTGTCCAAACCTTTGCTGAAGCTGGGACTGGAGCCGCTTGATCCAGCCTTTACGGTAACTGCATTCCGCGAGGCGGTTGGCAAGCGCACAACCAAAATCAAGGCTGTACTTTTAAATCAGGCATATGTGGTTGGTATCGGGAATATTTATGTGGACGAGGCTCTATTTCGCGCAGGTATCCATCCCGAGACCATCGCTAAGACACTGACCGAAGCTCAGTTAACGGTGCTCCATGAAGCGATTGTGGCTACGTTGCAAGATGCAGTGAATGCAGGTGGATCTTCCATCAAGTCCTATGTGAATGGACAGGGTGAGATGGGGATGTTCCAGCATCAACTGAAAATCTATGGACGCAAATCAGAACCTTGTACAACTTGTGGTACGTTAATTGAAAAAACGGTGGTTGGTGGCCGTGGCACGCATTTTTGTCCAAACTGTCAGCTGTTGTAA